The genomic segment ATCAGGACATCGTCGAGAACGAGCGCATCATCTATACCTACGACATGACCATGAACGGAGCCCGCATTTCGGTCTCGCTCGCTTCGGTCGAACTGCGGGCCCAAGGCAACGGCACGCGCCTCCTGGTCACCGAACACGGCGCCTATCTCGACGGCCTCGACAACAACGAGCAGCGCAAGGAGGGGACCATCGCCCTCATCGGCCAGCTCGAAGATTTCCTCAAGTCGGCCTGAGGAGCGCGCCGATGCCGACCATTACCTCCAAAGACGGCACAAGGATCGCCTATCAACGCGAGGGCAGTGGTCCGGCCCTGATCCATGTGGCCGGTGCCATCCAGCACCGCGCCATTGATCCGACCCTGGCCCAGCTCTCGGCGCTCCTTGCCGATAGCTTCACGGTCATCCTCTATGATCGTCGCGGCCGTGGAGAAAGCGCCGATGCCCCGCGATATGCGGTCGAGCGCGAACTCGAGGATATCGCAGCCCTCATCGACGTTGTCGGCGGCAGGGCCGCGCTTCTCGGCTATTCCTCCGGCGCGGTGCTC from the Youhaiella tibetensis genome contains:
- a CDS encoding SRPBCC family protein — encoded protein: MTERSIAYGTFVIERTLPVPPARVFAAWADVQQKTKWFGAPGGDNMPKQFEFRVGGREFSEGQVGDTTFTFDVLYQDIVENERIIYTYDMTMNGARISVSLASVELRAQGNGTRLLVTEHGAYLDGLDNNEQRKEGTIALIGQLEDFLKSA